The sequence below is a genomic window from Rudanella lutea DSM 19387.
CACGGTACATTTTTGAGTTCCTTGCTACCTCGCTGCCCATGAAGAAACTGCACCCGCGCTTCCGGGAGGAAGACGAGCAGGACGAGGATACTGAGTCGGAGGGGAAACTGATTTACCGCTCAGATCCAGACGAAGAACCAACGGACGAGCCACCTGTAGACCCAAGATGGGCGGCTCTTCGAAAATTGAATGACAATTGATTTAAATGTTTTCAGCTTGCGGTTTCCCGATTGCAGTTTTTGTGAGTAGGGCCGTATCAACCAACTGAGAACTAAACACTATAAACTGTAAACTGAAACCATGGCACACCCCAAACGACGCCACTCTTCTACCCGTCGCGATAAGCGCCGGACGCATTACAAGGCCACTGCCGTAACGCTCTCAACCGACGCAACTACGGGCGAAGTACATGAGCGCCACCATGCTCACGTGTACGAGGGCAACTTGTACTACAAAGGCAAAATGATTGTTGAAGGCTACGCTTCAGCGGCTTAATATCAGCCATTTACGTGTGCCTGTACATAAAGTATTTCGCAGCAGTCTTCCGGGAAGATGAACGCGAAATACTTTTTTATTGTCTGGTACCTGCTATTTTTACGCGATTATTCCCTTTACATCACGAGCCGCGTCGGCTCCGACGCCTTAACTGAGTCAATGAAAATTGCAGTGGACATAATGGGTGGTGATTTTGCTCCGGAGGCTATCGTCGAAGGAGTCGCAATGGCCGCTACCAGTTTACCCAAAGACGTACAGCTTGTTTTGATTGGGCAGCAACGGGTTATTGAAACCTTATTGCCCAAGTACGCAACCGAGCCCCTTTCGAACATCGAGATTGTCCACGCCGAGGATGTTATCGAAATGGGTGAGCACCCAACAAAGGCCCTTTCTCAGAAGCCCAATTCCAGCATTGGAGTTGGGTTTAAGCTTTTGAAAGAAAAACAAGTCGACGCTTTTTGCAGTGCAGGCAACACAGGGGCGATGCACGTAGGCGCTCTGTTCAGCATCAAAGCCATCGAAGGGGTCATGCGCCCCTGCATCGCGGGTTTTGTCCCCCAGTTAAGTGGTGGACACGCCGTTATGCTCGACATTGGTGCCAATGCCGACTGTAAACCCGAGATGCTCGCTCAGTTTGGCGAAATCGGGTCGGTATATGCTCAGGCGACGTTTGGTATCGAAAACCCACGGGTCGCCCTGATGAATATTGGTTCAGAAGAACAGAAGGGGTCGTTGGTTGCGCAGGCAGCCTATCAGTTGCTGAAAGAAAGCCGTCGGATCAACTTCGTTGGTAACATAGAAGGCAACGACATGTTTTTCGACAAGGCGGATGTGATTGTCACCGACGGTTTTACCGGAAATGCCCTGTTCAAACTGGGTGAGTCGATTTACGCTCTGACGAAGAAGCGGGGGATCAGCGACGAATTTCTTGACAAGACAAACTACGAGTCGGTAGGCGGAAGCCCCATTGTAGGCGTCAACGGCAACGTCATTATCGCCCACGGAATTTCATCAGCTTTAGCTATCAAAAATATGATCGGGCTTGCTATACGGCAGGTTCAATCAGACGCATATAATAAAATTGCGCAAATGCTCAGTTGACAGTTATCAATGAACAGTTAACAACGAACAGTGTGCACTCTTACCAGCCCTTGTTCGTTGTTAACTGTTCATTGATAACTGCACACTGTTCGTTGTTAACTGCTCACTGTAATGATGAAAGCGGCAATTACGGGCGTTCACGGTTATGTTCCTGAGTACGTGCTTACCAACGCGGAACTGGAGAAAATGGTGGACACCAACGACGAGTGGATCACGAGTCGGACGGGTATCAAAGAACGCCGGATCCTGAAAGGGGAAGGCATGGGTTCGTCGCACATGGGCGCGAAAGCGGTACAGGGCCTACTCGAAAAGACCAATACCAAACCCGAAGAAGTTGATCTTCTCATTTGCGCAACGGTAACACCCGATTATGTGTTTCCGGCAACGGCCAACCTGATTTGTGATATGGTTGGTATTCGGAATGTGGGAAGCTTCGATATTCAGGCGGCCTGCTCGGGCTTTTTGTACGCACTCACCACCGGTACCCAGTTTATCGAATCGGGTAAATACAAGAAGGTAATCGTAGTAGGTGCCGATAAAATGTCGGCTATCGTTGATTACACCGACCGTACCACCTGTGTTCTTTTTGGCGATGGGGCCGGAGCTGTATTGCTCGAGCCTGCAGAAGAAGGGTTCGGCGTTTTGGACTCCATTCTACGGTCCGACGGGAGCGGTCAGATTCACCTCTTCCAGAAAGCTGGGGGAAGCCGTTACCCACCCACGCACGAAACCGTTGAAAAACGGTGGCACTACGCGTATCAGGACGGCCCCTCGGTGTTCAAGTTTGCAGTCAAGAATATGGCCGACGTATCGGCCGAAATCATGGAGCGTAATCAGCTGAAGGGCGAAGAGGTAGCCTGGCTGGTGCCGCATCAGGCCAACAAGCGAATCATTGACGCTACGGCTAACCGCATGGGTGTTGGACCTGAGCGGGTCATGATGAATATTCACAAGTACGGTAACACAACCGCAGCTACTATTCCACTCTGCCTGTTCGATTACGAGTCGCAGCTAAAAAAAGGAGATAACCTGATTCTGGCCGCCTTCGGAGGAGGATTCACCTGGGGCTCGGTTTACGTGAAGTGGGCATATTAAACGGGTTTTCAGTTTATGGTTATCAGTTTTCAGTTGTTTACATGGAAAGCTGTGAACCAAAACTGAAAACGTTAAACTGAAAACTGAAAACTTATCAAAATGGCAACAACCGCAGACATACGCAACGGTTTAGTCTTAAACTTCAACAACGACTTATTCCAGATTACGGAATTTCAGCATGTTAAGCCGGGCAAAGGAGCCGCTTTTGTACGCACCAAGCTCAAAAGCCTGACAACTGGTCGGGTAATTGATAACACCTTCAACTCAGGCGTTACTATCTATCCTGTTCGGGTAGAGCGTCGGAAGTTCCAGTTCCTCTACAAAGACGAATCTGGGTACAACTTCATGGATCAGGAATCGTTTGACCAGATTAACCTCGACGAGAAGCTGGTTGATGGTGCCGATCTGATGAAAGAAGGTCAGGAGGTTGAAATTCTGATTAATGCCGAAAACGAAACGCCCCTGACCTGCGAACTTCCACCGTTTGTAGAACTCGAAGTCACTTACGCCGAGCCGGGTATTCGGGGTGATACGGCCAACAGCCCTAAGAAGCGGGTTGAAGTGGAATCGGGCGCCAAAATCATGGTTCCCCTTTTCATTGAGCAGGGCCAGAAGATTCGGGTTGATACCCGTACGTACGATTATGTTGAGCGCGTGAAATAAAACAGGAAGCCTGTACTGATGAGCAGTCGCCAGAGTCACAGCACTTTCGGCCTAACCACTCTTCAGCCCAGACTCCTCTCTCCTACTTTATGGATACCAGAGACATTCAAAAACTGATCGACTTCATCGCCCAGTCGGGCCTCGACGAAGTCAATGTAGAGACCAACGATCTGAAGATCAGCGTTAAGCGCAATAGCGCCACGCCAGCGGCTCCAGCACCAGCTCCACAAGCTCCAGCGGCACCTGTAGCAGCCCCCGCCCCACAGGCTTCGGCTCCCGCACCCGTTGCGGCAGCACCTGCGCCCAAAGCAGCCGACACATCGAACTACATCACGATTAAGTCGCCCATGATTGGTACGTTCTACCGCTCTTCAAACCCGGAAACCCCGGCATTTGTCGAGATCGGCGATGAAGTGAAGGCAGGTAAAGTGGTGTGTATCATCGAGGCCATGAAGCTCTTCAACGAGATCGAGTCAGAAGTTTCAGGCCGTATCGTGAAGGTACTGGTTGAAAACGCTACGCCCGTCGAGTACGACCAGCCTCTATTCCTTGTAGAACCAAACTAAAGAGTGAGAGAGTGAGAGAGCGAAAGAGTGGATAGGTGCTACAGCATCATTTGCTCATTTCGTATTGTCGCTCTTTCACTCTTTCTCTCTTTCACTCATTATGTTTAAGAAAATCCTGATCGCTAACCGGGGAGAAATCGCGCTGCGTATCATCCGGACTTGCCGCGAAATGGGCATCAAAACGGTGGCTGTTTACTCAACAGCCGATCGTGATAGCCTGCATGTGCGCTTCGCCGACGAGGCTGTGTGTATTGGCCCGCCGGTGAGTAAGCAGTCGTACCTGAATATTCCAAACATTATCTCGGCGGCTGAAATTACCAACGCCGACGCCATTCACCCTGGCTACGGTTTCTTATCTGAAAACGCGGAGTTCTCACAAATTTGCGCCGACTACGGCATCAAGTTTATCGGTGCTACAGCCGAACAGATCAACGGAATGGGCGACAAGGCTACGGCCAAGGCGACCATGAAAGCGGCCGGTGTACCGGTTATTCCTGGCTCAGAAGGTCTGCTCGAATCCATTGAAGAAGGCAAGAAACTGGCTGAAGAAATTGGCTACCCCGTCATCATCAAAGCAACGGCCGGGGGTGGCGGTCGGGGTATGCGGATTATCAAGACCGAGGCCGATTTCGAAAAAGCCTGGAACGACGCCCGTACCGAAGCCGGTGCCGCTTTTGGCAATGACGGTCTTTACCTAGAGAAGTTCGTAGAAGAACCCCGCCACATCGAAATTCAGATTGTGGGCGATCAGTACGGGAAAGTGTGTCACCTGTCGGAGCGAGATTGCTCTATTCAGCGTCGTCACCAGAAACTGGTTGAGGAAACCCCTTCTCCTATTGTTTCGGCCGAACTGCGCGAAGAAATGGGTCAGGCGGCTATCAAAGGCGCGCAAGCCATCGGGTACGAAGGTGCTGGTACGGTTGAGTTTCTGGTTGATAAATACGGCAAGTTCTATTTCATGGAAATGAACACCCGTATTCAGGTGGAACACCCCATTACGGAGGAAGTTACCGATTTTGACCTCATCAAGGAACAGATCAAGGTAGCGGCCGGCACCGAGATTTCAGGACGTAATTACACGCCGAAACTGTACTCAATGGAGTGCCGGATCAACGCCGAAGATCCCGCCAACGGATTCCGTCCGTCGCCCGGTAAGATTACCAACCTTCACCTACCGGGTGGTCACGGTGTTCGGATCGATAGCCACGTGTACGCAGGCTATACCATTCCGCCAAATTATGATTCCATGATTGCCAAGTTGATTGTAACGGGGCAATCGCGCGAGGAAGTCATTACGCGTATGAAGCGGGCTTTGCAGGAGTTTGTGATCGAAGGGATCAAAACGACCATTCCGTTCCATATCAAGCTGATGGACGACCCGAAGTTCAAGTCGGGTCAGTTTACAACGGCGTTCCTTGAAGGGTTCGATTTCTCGAACCTCTAAGGATTTCTTCCGATATAAAACCGGCCTCCGGTTGCTGAGTTGTCGTTTGACGGCTCAGCAACCGGAGGCCGGTTCTTTTTTGGGCCTGGCCGTGATTAATATGCGCCCTTGTTGCGGTGATCGAAGCGTTTTTGCTGAACCGGGTTGAGCGGAATATTCATCCCGTTGGTACTCCGAAGCCAGGTGAACACCTCGCCCCGGAGTTGTTTGGCGATTTCCTGATGGGCTGGACTTTTGATGAGGTTATTCACCTCGCCGGGGTCATTCTGTAAGTCATACAGCTCATTGGTGTCCCATACGCCGTAATTGAAAATGTACTTGTACCGGTCGGTACGCACCGCGTACATGGTCGGCGTTTGTGGAAAATCGATTTCCCAGTAATACTCGTAAAACGCCCGATCGCGCCACGGGCGGCCTGCTCCATCGGTCGATTGGCCCTGTAGAATAGGCAGAAACGAGTTACCCTGCATTTGCGTCGGCTTGGGCAGGCCCGCATAGGCTAAAAACGTAGGGGCAATATCGATGTTCTGAATCACCTGCTTCACTTTGGTTTGAGGCTTCACCAAGTCCGGGCAGCGCACCAGCAGCGGTACCCGCATCGACTCTTCGTAGGCGTGCCGTTTATCAATCAGGCCACGCTCCCCGAAACTAAAACCGTTGTCGCCCATGTACACCAGCATCGTATTCTGGTCGAGGCCATTGTCTTCCAGCCACTTCAGTACCCGTCCCACACTGTCGTCGACCCCAAGTAGGGTTTCGGCGTAGCGACGGTAAAAGTTGTTGAAATCCATCTGACCGTGGTACATGTAATCGACACCATGCCAGCTGCCGCGCTGTTGTTTTACCCAGTTCGGAATACCCGCCAGATTTGCCTTTACAGCGCCCATTTCGGGGCTACGGCCTGCGTTGGCGCCCCCACCCCAAACCTTACTGGTATCGGTTGCTGTCAGGTACATGGTTTCGGGATAGTTGATCGGCATTTTGGCATAGGTGTCACGGTGCCGCCTGGCCGGTTCAAACATGGCATGTACCGCTTTGTGCGACAGGTAGAGGCAAAACGGCTTCGTCTTGTCCAGCGTATTCATCCACTTAATGGCATAATCCGTCAGCAGATCAGTTGTGTTGCTGCTATCGGTATAAGCCACCTGCTTACCGTTGATGTTGAAGCGAGGGTTATAGTAATCGCCCTGCCCTTTAAAACTCAGCCAATAATCGAAACCCGGCTGGGGCGCATCGTCGGTATTACCCATGTGCCACTTACCCAGAAACGCCGTTTTATAACCCGCTTTCTGCAAATACTGCGGAAAAAACTTCAGGTCGGAAGGCATGGGCGCAAAGTTGTCGATCACCCGGTGGGTATGCGCGTACTGCCCGCTGAGGATACTGGCCCGGCTGGGCGAGCACAGAGCCGTCGATACAAACGCATTTTGTACGTGTGCGCCCTCATACGCCAATCGGTCAAGGTTGGGCGTCTTCAGGCCGGCTACCTTTCCCGTAAAACCCATAAAGTCGTACCGGTGGTCGTCGGCCAGAATGAAAATTATGTTCTTGGGCTTACTGGGCGGAGTGAGTGATGATCGGAAGGCCGGCAAACCCAATATGAGCGCCAACATGGCTCCAATCGACAGCAGAGGTAGTTTCATAACACAAGACAGTTTTATCGTCTGTACAAGGCTAAAAAAGGCATTACATACCGGTCTGAATACAAAAACGCCCGGCCGATTAGCTCAGCCGGGCGTTTTCATGAAAATTATAACCTCTGCTCACTCTCCTTTTACAGAGTCCACAAATGCTTTGATCTGCGACTGATCAGTACCTTTTTCCTGCAAAAGCCGGATAAACGCGCTACCGATAATAGCCCCGTTGGCATATTGGCTGGCCATCCGAAACGTCTCGTTGTCTTTGATACCGAAACCAATCAGGCGCGGATTCTTTAAGTTCATTGCATTGATGCGGTCGAAGTAAGCGAGCATTTCATCACTCACTCCACTCACCGACCCCGTAATACTTGCCGACGAAACCATGTAGATGAATCCGGCCGACTGCTCATCAATCAGCCGAATACGCTCGGCTGATGTTTGGGGCGTAATCAGAAAAATGTTCAGAATGCCGTATTGCCGAAAAATAGGCGCGTACTCATCCAGGTAAAGATCGAGCGGCAAATCCGGTAAAATCACCCCGTCGACACCCACTGCCTGACATTGCCGGCAAAACTCTTCTACACCAAATTGCAGCACAGGGTTGATGTAGCCCATCAGCAAAATAGGAACCGAGACGCGACTCCGGCAATCGGCGAGTTGCTCAAACAAAAGCCGCAGGGTCATGCCGTTGTTCAGGGCCTGTAGGTTGCTTTGCTGAATGGTTTCGCCATCAGCCACCGGGTCAGAATAGGGCATACCAATTTCAACCAGATCGGCACCGGCCTGCTCAAGTCCTTCGAGCACGGTTAGGGTATCATTCAGGTTCGGAAAGCCGGCCGTGAAATAGACATTCAATAAACCCTCATTTTTACGGTCGAAAAGTGCCGTGATACGATTTAGGGTCGGTAGTGCCGAATCGGCTTGTGTAGCTACTGCTTGCGCTTCCAAAAGAATAGTCGTCGAGGAGGTTTACAAATACTTGGCGTAGGTCGCTAAATCTTTATCGCCCCGACCCGATAGGCAGACCACAACCACATCGCTCGTCTGGAGGCCCATCTTTGGCAAAGCAGCCAGGGCGTGTGCTGTTTCGATAGCCGGAATGATCCCTTCGAGCTTACTGAGCTGAAAACCGGCGGCAATGGCTTCGTCGTCGGTAATAGCGTAAAAATCACCCCGACCAGAATCGAACAGATGCGCGTGTAGCGGCCCAATACCCGGATAGTCGAGGCCAGCCGAGATCGAATAAGGCTCTGTTACCTGCCCGTCTTCGGTTTGCATCAGAATGGTGCGGCTGCCGTGCAGAACGCCCGGCTTACCAAGCGCCGTTGTGGCGGCCGAGTGCCCCGATGATACGCCCATACCCGCAGCTTCGGCGGCAACCAGCCGTACCGTTGGTTCGTGCAGGTAGTGAAAGAAAGCACCTGCTGCGTTGCTGCCTCCACCCACACAAGCCACTACGTAATTGGGATTCTCACGACCTGTTTTTTCCAGAAGCTGACTCCGGGTCTCTTCTGAAATGACCGACTGAAACCGGGCCACCATATCCGGGTACGGGTGTGGCCCCACTACTGAACCGATGATGTAATGCGTATCAACCGGATTATTGATCCAGTGCCGCATGGCCTCGTTGGTAGCGTCTTTGAGCGTCTGACTACCGCTTGTAGCCGGTACCACGGTAGCGCCCAGCATCCGCATCCGATCAACGTTGGGTTTCTGACGCTCCATATCGATAGAGCCCATGTACACCACACACTCAAGGCCCATAAGCGCACAAACTGTAGCCGTTGCCACGCCGTGCTGACCCGCACCCGTTTCGGCCACAATCCGTTTTTTGTTCAGCCGCTTGGCGACCAGAATCTGCCCGATGGTGTTGTTTACTTTATGGGCTCCCGTATGGCACAGGTCTTCACGCTTGAGATAAACTGTGGCGCCAACTTCGTTCGATAAGCGCTCGGCCAGAAACAAAGGGGTTGGTCGGCCCACATAGTCGGCCAGCAGTGCCCGAAATTCAAGTTGGAATGTAGGGTCTTCCATGATAGCGCGGTAATTGCGCCGGAGCTCCTCTACATTAGGATAAAGCATCTCGGGAATAAAAGCCCCCCCAAAACGCCCGTAAAAACCTTTATCTGAGACCTCAAATGAGGCTTGTGGTTCTAAAACAGTCATAACGAGAAAAATTAAACTTCTTCCTCTTCTTCAACCGGGCGTACCCGGCTGATCAGTTCTTTCAATTTTTCAATGTCCTTTACGCCCGGCGAAACCTCAACCTGACTATTTACATCAACCCCGTAAAGCTTGAGGTGCCGAATCTGTTCTAACTGGGCCAGGTTATTCAGCCCAATACCGCCACTGATGAAAAACGGTTTTTCATTATCATAGCGACTCAGTAGCGACCAATCGAACGCAAATCCGTTGCCACCCGGCTGATCTCCTTTGGCATCAAACAGAAAGAAATCGCACTGCAACTTGTAGTTGTTGAGCATACTAAAGTTGAATGTTTCGTCGACCCGGAATGCCTTGATGATATTGATGCCCCTCATGCGGAGACTCTTGCAGAAATCAGGGGTCTCGGTACCGTGCAGCTGCACATACTGCAAGTCGTACTTTTTTACATTCCGAATAATCGACTCTGGACTGGCATTCACAAAAACCCCCACTTTCCGAATACTCCGCGGTAAGGACCGTACAACCTCTACATCTAACTCTTCACCCACAAAGCGCGGGCTCTTGTCGTAAAAAATGAACCCAACAAAATCAGGGTTCAGTGCCGCTACCTCCTTTAGGTTATCGACATCGCGCAAACCACACACTTTGACATTCATAGGTGTATCAGTTAGTAATGGTAGAATTTTGCTTATTCAGTTGGTCGACCAGCGTAGCCAGGGCTACCTCTGGAGCGGTAGTTTTCATAAATGCTTCTCCGATCAGAAAAGCCTCATAACCGGCCATACGTAACCGGTGGATCGTTTGGGCATCGTGAAGGCCGCTCTCGGTAACCCGAACGAACGAATCGGGTATTTGACGAATCAACTCTATCGACGTCTCTACCGACGTCTCAAATGTTTTCAGATTTCGGTTGTTAACACCCACCAGATCAACG
It includes:
- the rpmF gene encoding 50S ribosomal protein L32, giving the protein MAHPKRRHSSTRRDKRRTHYKATAVTLSTDATTGEVHERHHAHVYEGNLYYKGKMIVEGYASAA
- the plsX gene encoding phosphate acyltransferase PlsX, with translation MKIAVDIMGGDFAPEAIVEGVAMAATSLPKDVQLVLIGQQRVIETLLPKYATEPLSNIEIVHAEDVIEMGEHPTKALSQKPNSSIGVGFKLLKEKQVDAFCSAGNTGAMHVGALFSIKAIEGVMRPCIAGFVPQLSGGHAVMLDIGANADCKPEMLAQFGEIGSVYAQATFGIENPRVALMNIGSEEQKGSLVAQAAYQLLKESRRINFVGNIEGNDMFFDKADVIVTDGFTGNALFKLGESIYALTKKRGISDEFLDKTNYESVGGSPIVGVNGNVIIAHGISSALAIKNMIGLAIRQVQSDAYNKIAQMLS
- a CDS encoding beta-ketoacyl-ACP synthase III; this encodes MMKAAITGVHGYVPEYVLTNAELEKMVDTNDEWITSRTGIKERRILKGEGMGSSHMGAKAVQGLLEKTNTKPEEVDLLICATVTPDYVFPATANLICDMVGIRNVGSFDIQAACSGFLYALTTGTQFIESGKYKKVIVVGADKMSAIVDYTDRTTCVLFGDGAGAVLLEPAEEGFGVLDSILRSDGSGQIHLFQKAGGSRYPPTHETVEKRWHYAYQDGPSVFKFAVKNMADVSAEIMERNQLKGEEVAWLVPHQANKRIIDATANRMGVGPERVMMNIHKYGNTTAATIPLCLFDYESQLKKGDNLILAAFGGGFTWGSVYVKWAY
- the efp gene encoding elongation factor P — its product is MATTADIRNGLVLNFNNDLFQITEFQHVKPGKGAAFVRTKLKSLTTGRVIDNTFNSGVTIYPVRVERRKFQFLYKDESGYNFMDQESFDQINLDEKLVDGADLMKEGQEVEILINAENETPLTCELPPFVELEVTYAEPGIRGDTANSPKKRVEVESGAKIMVPLFIEQGQKIRVDTRTYDYVERVK
- the accB gene encoding acetyl-CoA carboxylase biotin carboxyl carrier protein, encoding MDTRDIQKLIDFIAQSGLDEVNVETNDLKISVKRNSATPAAPAPAPQAPAAPVAAPAPQASAPAPVAAAPAPKAADTSNYITIKSPMIGTFYRSSNPETPAFVEIGDEVKAGKVVCIIEAMKLFNEIESEVSGRIVKVLVENATPVEYDQPLFLVEPN
- the accC gene encoding acetyl-CoA carboxylase biotin carboxylase subunit; translated protein: MFKKILIANRGEIALRIIRTCREMGIKTVAVYSTADRDSLHVRFADEAVCIGPPVSKQSYLNIPNIISAAEITNADAIHPGYGFLSENAEFSQICADYGIKFIGATAEQINGMGDKATAKATMKAAGVPVIPGSEGLLESIEEGKKLAEEIGYPVIIKATAGGGGRGMRIIKTEADFEKAWNDARTEAGAAFGNDGLYLEKFVEEPRHIEIQIVGDQYGKVCHLSERDCSIQRRHQKLVEETPSPIVSAELREEMGQAAIKGAQAIGYEGAGTVEFLVDKYGKFYFMEMNTRIQVEHPITEEVTDFDLIKEQIKVAAGTEISGRNYTPKLYSMECRINAEDPANGFRPSPGKITNLHLPGGHGVRIDSHVYAGYTIPPNYDSMIAKLIVTGQSREEVITRMKRALQEFVIEGIKTTIPFHIKLMDDPKFKSGQFTTAFLEGFDFSNL
- a CDS encoding sulfatase family protein, encoding MKLPLLSIGAMLALILGLPAFRSSLTPPSKPKNIIFILADDHRYDFMGFTGKVAGLKTPNLDRLAYEGAHVQNAFVSTALCSPSRASILSGQYAHTHRVIDNFAPMPSDLKFFPQYLQKAGYKTAFLGKWHMGNTDDAPQPGFDYWLSFKGQGDYYNPRFNINGKQVAYTDSSNTTDLLTDYAIKWMNTLDKTKPFCLYLSHKAVHAMFEPARRHRDTYAKMPINYPETMYLTATDTSKVWGGGANAGRSPEMGAVKANLAGIPNWVKQQRGSWHGVDYMYHGQMDFNNFYRRYAETLLGVDDSVGRVLKWLEDNGLDQNTMLVYMGDNGFSFGERGLIDKRHAYEESMRVPLLVRCPDLVKPQTKVKQVIQNIDIAPTFLAYAGLPKPTQMQGNSFLPILQGQSTDGAGRPWRDRAFYEYYWEIDFPQTPTMYAVRTDRYKYIFNYGVWDTNELYDLQNDPGEVNNLIKSPAHQEIAKQLRGEVFTWLRSTNGMNIPLNPVQQKRFDHRNKGAY
- the trpA gene encoding tryptophan synthase subunit alpha; its protein translation is MEAQAVATQADSALPTLNRITALFDRKNEGLLNVYFTAGFPNLNDTLTVLEGLEQAGADLVEIGMPYSDPVADGETIQQSNLQALNNGMTLRLLFEQLADCRSRVSVPILLMGYINPVLQFGVEEFCRQCQAVGVDGVILPDLPLDLYLDEYAPIFRQYGILNIFLITPQTSAERIRLIDEQSAGFIYMVSSASITGSVSGVSDEMLAYFDRINAMNLKNPRLIGFGIKDNETFRMASQYANGAIIGSAFIRLLQEKGTDQSQIKAFVDSVKGE
- the trpB gene encoding tryptophan synthase subunit beta, coding for MTVLEPQASFEVSDKGFYGRFGGAFIPEMLYPNVEELRRNYRAIMEDPTFQLEFRALLADYVGRPTPLFLAERLSNEVGATVYLKREDLCHTGAHKVNNTIGQILVAKRLNKKRIVAETGAGQHGVATATVCALMGLECVVYMGSIDMERQKPNVDRMRMLGATVVPATSGSQTLKDATNEAMRHWINNPVDTHYIIGSVVGPHPYPDMVARFQSVISEETRSQLLEKTGRENPNYVVACVGGGSNAAGAFFHYLHEPTVRLVAAEAAGMGVSSGHSAATTALGKPGVLHGSRTILMQTEDGQVTEPYSISAGLDYPGIGPLHAHLFDSGRGDFYAITDDEAIAAGFQLSKLEGIIPAIETAHALAALPKMGLQTSDVVVVCLSGRGDKDLATYAKYL
- a CDS encoding phosphoribosylanthranilate isomerase, yielding MNVKVCGLRDVDNLKEVAALNPDFVGFIFYDKSPRFVGEELDVEVVRSLPRSIRKVGVFVNASPESIIRNVKKYDLQYVQLHGTETPDFCKSLRMRGINIIKAFRVDETFNFSMLNNYKLQCDFFLFDAKGDQPGGNGFAFDWSLLSRYDNEKPFFISGGIGLNNLAQLEQIRHLKLYGVDVNSQVEVSPGVKDIEKLKELISRVRPVEEEEEV